In the Malania oleifera isolate guangnan ecotype guangnan chromosome 1, ASM2987363v1, whole genome shotgun sequence genome, one interval contains:
- the LOC131148543 gene encoding short chain aldehyde dehydrogenase 1-like, with product MAEFAATRASICKGDKFSEKACPQNALEKKRTVNSPYTSVVRSLMYVQTYTIPDISFAVGMLRRYQSNPEMEHWKAAKKVLRYLKGTRHSGGAISWKSAKQTIIAASTMEAKFVAYFEAVIHVLWLRNFISGLEIVNSNFPSNLVKMSSASLLVSNPIPKRLGGKVALITGGASGIGESTARLFVRHGAKVVIADVQDDLGHSVCESIGSCENISYAHCDVTSDSDVRNAVDMTVSKYGKLDIMFNNAGIQPKTDWRILAVNDDDFKKVLYVNVFGAYLGAKHAARMMIPAKKGCILFTSSVASVIGVEAAPAYVASKHAVVGLAKNLCMELGQYGIRVNSISPFAVGTPLVRNLMDWDDRQFQEVVSASANLKGVTLEPEDIAEGALYLASDESKYVSGINLVVDGGYTATNPSFSWAAKSRLP from the exons atggctGAATTTGCGGCCACTCGTGCTtctatttgtaaaggggacaagttcagtgAAAAGGCTTGTCCACAAAAtgcattagaaaagaaaagaacgGTAAATAGTCCTTATACATCTGTTGTTAGAAGCTTGATGTATGTTCAAACCTATACGATACCGGATATTAGTTTTGCAGTTGGAATGCTCAGGAGGTACCAAAGTAATCCCGaaatggagcattggaaagctgcaaagaaggttttgagatacttgaaaggaACAAGACACT ctggaggagcaatatcatggaaaaGCGCCAAACAGACTATTATAGCAGCATCAACTATGGAAGCTAAATTTGTGGCATACTTTGAGGCTGTAATTCATGTTTTGTGGTTGCGGAATTTTATTTCAGGACTTGAAATTGTCAACA GTAATTTCCCATCTAATTTGGTTAAGATGAGTTCTGCATCTTTGCTGGTTTCCAATCCCATCCCAAAAAG GTTAGGAGGTAAGGTGGCATTGATCACTGGAGGTGCCAGTGGCATCGGTGAGAGCACAGCAAGGCTGTTTGTCAGGCATGGTGCTAAGGTTGTTATTGCAGATGTCCAAGATGACCTTGGCCATTCTGTCTGCGAAAGTATTGGCTCTTGTGAAAATATCTCTTATGCCCATTGTGATGTGACCAGTGATTCGGATGTTCGAAACGCTGTGGACATGACCGTGTCCAAGTATGGAAAGCTCGACATCATGTTCAACAATGCCGGCATCCAACCCAAAACAGATTGGAGAATCTTGGCAGTCAATGATGATGACTTTAAGAAGGTCTTATATGTGAATGTGTTTGGAGCATACCTGGGTGCCAAACATGCTGCAAGAATGATGATTCCAGCCAAGAAAGGTTGCATTCTTTTCACTTCAAGCGTTGCTTCGGTAATTGGCGTAGAAGCCGCACCTGCATACGTAGCATCTAAGCATGCTGTTGTAGGCCTGGCAAAAAATTTGTGCATGGAGTTGGggcagtatggtatcagagtgaACAGCATCTCCCCATTCGCAGTGGGAACCCCATTGGTTAGAAATTTGATGGACTGGGATGACAGGCAGTTCCAGGAGGTAGTTTCTGCATCTGCAAATTTAAAAGGGGTTACTCTAGAGCCAGAAGATATTGCCGAGGGAGCTCTGTATCTTGCGAGTGACGAATCCAAGTACGTGAGCGGGATCAACCTGGTGGTCGATGGGGGTTACACTGCGACCAATCCATCCTTTTCATGGGCAGCAAAAAGCCGGTTGCCATGA